The nucleotide window TTTTTTTAACTTTTTGGAAAATCTTAAAAGTTTTTCATAGCTGAAATGTTAAATCTTAATCTTTTTTAAATATGAAATTAAATATAATATTGATGTTTTATTGAATTCATATCGACAATTCATAAAATGTTATATACTTTATTATAGTAATAATTAATTGTAAATTTTTAAAATCAATTTGATATGGAGAATATTAATATGGATATGATGAGTGTTTTATGGCAGGTCGGTATCTTTGCGTCAGTACTTGTTTTCGGTGTAAAAATAGGTCTCGCATCAGGTCTGGCCAATTTGTCAAAAAGATTATTTGCAATAATCTGTATTGCATATGGTGGAGGAGTGGTTCTGATTTCCGCTATTGCTTCTTTATATGCAGAACAGTTGATTCAGGCCATTTATGGATATAACACAATATTTTATATTATAATGGCTTCAATCATGATTGTTGCAGGTTTATTTACAATAAGAGAATGGAAAATACACGATAAAAATACATCTACTGCGACTTCTCTAGCTATTATTGCTCCTTGTCCATGTTGTTTTGGTTCAATTATTGCAAGTGTTCTGATTGTAGCACCAACAATCGGTGTCAGTTCACTTAACTTAAGTTGGTATGCTGCAGCAGCGCTCGTTGGAGTTATGATTGTAACCTATATTGCATCAAACACTATTATAAGATTTATTTCCAAACCTTATCCGGTTGTTTTGGGAAATTTCATGCTTTTGCTTGGTGCATATTTCTTGCTTTCAGCTATTGTAATTCCAAACATTGCAGGAGCTCTATCTAAAACAACAACTCCTATAACTATTGGTTCTCCTCAGGATATTCTGATGATTATTTTAGCATTCGCTATTCTAATTGCAGGAGGATTTATCCTGAAAAGAAACGGAAGAACTATTTTAGAATAAATTTTAGGTGAAAAAATATGGCTTTAAATATTCCAGGTGGAGAATTTTTAACAGGCTCTCTAGATGTTATCTCACAAAGTTTAACAATTCCTGTACTTGTAATATTGCTTGTAATTGTTATCATTACAATTATTTCATTGGGAGGAGTTATTGCCGAGTATACATCCAGAAAAAAAGTTCCAGTAGGCACTATCAGAGATTTGATTTATGACATCAATAATGCACAGACTATTGATGAGTTGAAAAATATAATTTCTTCTGCTAAAATTCCAAAAGCTCAAAAGAAGGTTTTAGATGAAATTGCATCTTCCGAGGCTTTAGGAAAAGATTCAAGAGAAGCATTAGCTCGTAAATTATTTGAATTTGAAGAAGAAAAAACATTATCAACATTACAAAAAACCGATATCATTACCCGTATCGGACCTACTTTAGGATTGATGGGTACATTGATTCCTATGGGTCCGGGTCTTGCGGCATTAGGTGCAGGGGACATCAATACTCTTGCAAGTTCCCTTACAGTTGCATTCAACACAACTATTGTGGGTATCGGTTCCGGTGCTTTATGTTATGTTCTTGGTAAAATTAGATCCGGATGGTATGACAGATACCTCTCAGATTTGGACGCATTAATCGATGCAGTACTTGACAGAATGAACTAGTGATTTTATGGTAAGAAAGCAAAGCAGACGAAGGTCTAAAAGAGTTGAAGAAGACCCGATGGCAGGTACATCCAACCTTGTGGATGCAATGCTTGTTATTGCGGTTGGTTTTCTGGTTTTTGTTATCATAAGCTGGAACATGCAGGCGATGATAGACCCGAATCAGAATATTCAGGAACAGATGCAGCAGCAGACTATGACTGAAGTGGATCAGGGCCAGCAGCTGAACGAGACACCGGACACCTCAAACAGTTCAGGTCAGGGTTATACCGAGATGGGTAAAGTTTACAAAGATCCTTCAACGGGTAAGCTGATTATGGTCGAGGGATAGAAATCCCTCAAATTTTTTTTCTATTTTTTTCTATTTTTTCTAAATCATTATATATCTTAAAAATCAATATATTTCTTGATAGTATACTGGTGATTTAATGGTAAGTGCAAACTTTTTTAGGGTTTCAATTTTTAATTTTATATCCTCATTCTTGATAGCTATTGTCATATCATACATATTCATTTCTTTAAAATTTAATTTGGGAATATATATTGCCTGTCTTTTTGGTTTGTACTTTTTGTCTGTCTATTCTTTGAATAATGTTGTTGAAGCTCGTGAAATTCCCAACAACTATCTCAGATTTATTTCTGTATTGATTTTATGCGCATTGTTTGATATAATATTAGTATTTGCCCTTCCGTTGATTTTCGGCCCAAATGTATTTCCTGCAGCTGAAAATGTAACCTTAAACTTAAGCGGATCAGTTTTTAATGTTCCTTTAGGCAGGGAATTTTATTTTGCTGTGATTGCAGTTGTCATGCTGATATTTAATTTCATAATATATAGAAGGCAAAAACACCTTTCAGATTAATGTGCCAAATTTTATAAATAGCTTTAATTAAATTAATACTTATTGATTTTTAATGGTGAATAATAACATGGAATTCTGTCCTGATTGTGGTAAGATGCTGATGCCGAAAGACGGCAAGATTAAATGTAGCTGCGGCTATGTGAAATCCTTGAAAAATGAAGATATTAAAGAGCAGTACACTATGGAAGGTGAAAAAAATCCTCAAGCAAAAGTTATAGTTACAGACAACAATAATGTTGCACTGCCTACAACTAAAATAACCTGCTATAAATGCGGCGGAACAAAAGGCTACTGGTGGACAGTACAGACAAGATCTGCTGATGAGGCTCCGACCAATTTTATACGCTGTGCAAAATGCGGTAACACATGGAGAAGTTCCAATTAGATATGATTTTCTATTTCAAAAACATTATTCTTTTTTTTTAAATTAAATAATTTGGATTGTTTCTAAAAAATTTTCAAATTAACTGATTTGCATCTAGGTAAATTTAGATTACAATACTTTTTTTTAATTTTTTCTACTCTATAATATAATATTATAGGGTGCTAGATTCATTGGAATGAATCTAGCGTAGTATTGGTCTGTTTTTCTTTGATTTTTAGTTCTTGTTGTCCTGTTTTTGATGGGGTTTTAGATTTTTGTTTGTTTTCTTTGGTATTTTTATTGTTTTTCGTGTTTTTCTTTTTTGGTGGTTGAAATTCTATTTTTCCTTCAGCTAGTTGTTGTAGTTCTGTTTTGTTTTGAATCCTGTTTGTACGACTATTGCTGTTAATAATAAGCATAAATAAATGTTTTTGTACATGGATTTGTCTGTAAAGCTGTGGAATTTTCCTAATCCGAATGCTCCTTTGGCTGCTTTAAAGAAATCTTCGATTATTCCTCTTATTGGTTTGTAATCTTTCCAATTTTTGAGTTTTATGAGCAATAGCTTCTGCAGGTGCTCTGTTAATTTTTTATTTTCACTGATCTCTTTTTTATCTTAATAATGCAAGAATACCACGACCTCTTTTAGGTTGTGGATGAATTGCAAGTTGGGCGTACTTATTTTGAATGTGATTTTCGTAGTTTTTTT belongs to uncultured Methanobrevibacter sp. and includes:
- a CDS encoding DUF2162 domain-containing protein, which gives rise to MDMMSVLWQVGIFASVLVFGVKIGLASGLANLSKRLFAIICIAYGGGVVLISAIASLYAEQLIQAIYGYNTIFYIIMASIMIVAGLFTIREWKIHDKNTSTATSLAIIAPCPCCFGSIIASVLIVAPTIGVSSLNLSWYAAAALVGVMIVTYIASNTIIRFISKPYPVVLGNFMLLLGAYFLLSAIVIPNIAGALSKTTTPITIGSPQDILMIILAFAILIAGGFILKRNGRTILE
- a CDS encoding MotA/TolQ/ExbB proton channel family protein, coding for MALNIPGGEFLTGSLDVISQSLTIPVLVILLVIVIITIISLGGVIAEYTSRKKVPVGTIRDLIYDINNAQTIDELKNIISSAKIPKAQKKVLDEIASSEALGKDSREALARKLFEFEEEKTLSTLQKTDIITRIGPTLGLMGTLIPMGPGLAALGAGDINTLASSLTVAFNTTIVGIGSGALCYVLGKIRSGWYDRYLSDLDALIDAVLDRMN
- a CDS encoding DUF2149 domain-containing protein — its product is MVRKQSRRRSKRVEEDPMAGTSNLVDAMLVIAVGFLVFVIISWNMQAMIDPNQNIQEQMQQQTMTEVDQGQQLNETPDTSNSSGQGYTEMGKVYKDPSTGKLIMVEG
- a CDS encoding transcription factor S produces the protein MEFCPDCGKMLMPKDGKIKCSCGYVKSLKNEDIKEQYTMEGEKNPQAKVIVTDNNNVALPTTKITCYKCGGTKGYWWTVQTRSADEAPTNFIRCAKCGNTWRSSN